The window GAGAAGCAGACGTCGCCGGCGGAGCGGACCTCGACGACGCCGAGGAACGACCCGGCGAAGAACCGACCGGCGAATCGGTCGACGCGTTCGACGAGGCGGCCGGGGAAGCCGACACCGACGAGGCGCTGTTCGACGCCGACGAGGCCGGCGAGACGGACGGGACGGCCGACAGGACTGCGGCGTCAGAGGGGTCCCGAGGAGCGGACAGGGCCGTCGGAGCCCCCGGGACGTCGACCGGCGCGGAGGACGCCTACCTGTCGGCGCTCCCGGCGCGGTACACCGCCGAATCGGTCGTCCTGGAGTGGACACGATTCCTCGTCGAGACCGGCGGGGCGATCGGTGCCGCGCGGGCGCTCCGACAGTACCGGTCGCAGGGCTGGATCACCCGGGAGGTCGAACGGACGATGAGCGAGCACGTCCGTAACGCCGCCACCGCGGGCGAGACAGAGCAGCCGCAGGACCTCCGCGTCGAACACCACAAAGAGAGCCTGACGTACATCAGCCGTCTCGCGGGCGACGTCGCCGAACGGGGCTCGGCGGGCGGCCGGACGCAGTCCGGTCACGTCGACGAAGCGCGGCTCCTCGAAGAGCTATCGGCGCTCGGAGGTGGTGCTCGTGGGATTCGGCGTTAGCGGGTCGACGGCGGTCATCTTCCTCGGGGTCCTGATCGCGTCGGGGACGCTGTACACGGCGGCGGCCGGCAGCGCAGAACAGCTCTCGGAGGCCCGCGACGAGAACAGCGAGGACCTCCTCGACCGTCGGAACACGGACGTGCAGATCGACCGGGTCCGCTATCACAACGACAGCGACACCGTCGAAATCAACGTCACGAACGCGGGGACGACGACGCTCGCGGTGAACGGAACGAGCGTTCTGGTCGACAACGAATACGAACCGTCGGCGTCGACGGCGGTCGAGGGGGATACAGAGACCGACGTCTGGGGTGGCGGCCGAACGCTCGTCATCAACGTCAGCGACGTCACCGCCGAACCCGACCGCGTGAAGGTGGTCGCCGAGAACGGCGTCGCAGACAGCAACTCGACGGTCGAGGTGATCTGAGTGGCCGACGTCTCCGTGCCGAGTCTGATCCTGTTCATCGCGAGCATCGTCATCGCCGCCGGCGTCGCGGGCGTCCTCATCGACACCGTGACCGGAATCAGCGGCGCGCTCGACGACCGCGGCGCGGACGTCGCAGAGAACATCCGAACCGACGTGGAGATCATAAGCAGCGCCGAGAGTAGCGTGTACAACGAGACGGAGGGAACGGTCACCCTCTATGTGAAGAACACCGGGCGTCGGACGTTGCCGGCGACCGGCGAGACCTTCGACGTCATCGTCGACGCCCAGTACCGGACGAACGTCTCCGTCTCGATCGCAGACGGCAGCGACGAGTGGACGCCTCACGGCGTCGTCGAGGTTCAGATCGGCGACCTGTCTCTCAACGACGGCGACCACCGTGTCACGCTGACCGTCGACGGCGACGAGGAGATATTCAGGTTCAACGTATGAGCACGAACCACTACCCGATCGGGCTGAAAGAACACGACCGCCTCCAGAAGGAACTCGGCGGGGGCATCCCGAAGGGATCGATCGTCCTCATCGAGGGCGACTACGGGGCCGGAAAGAGCGTGCTCTCCCAGCGGTTCACCTACGGCTTCACGCAGGAGAACGTCGTCACGACGCTCGTCTCGACGGAGCTGGGCGTCCGCGGGTTCCTCGATCAGATGCACTCGCTCACGTACGACGTCGTGAAGCCGTTGCTCGACGAGGAGATCCTCTTCATCCCCGCCGAGATCGACGCCTCCGGCACGCTGACCGGGAGCGGCGAGGACGACGAGCGGAAGGACCTCCTCCGGCGGATGATGGAGGCCGAGACGATGTGGGACGCCGACGCGATCATCATCGACACCTTCGATGCGATCCTCCGCAACGACCCCAAGTTCGAGGCGCTGGTTCGCCAGAACGAGGAGCGGCAGGCCGCCCTGGAGATCATCTCCTTCTTCAGGGATCTGACCACGAAGGGAAAGACCATCGTGCTGACCGTCGACCCCTCGACCGTCGACGACGAGGCGATCGGTCCCTTCCGTTCGATCGCCGACGTCTATCTCCAACTGGAGATGGTGGAGGTCGGCAACGACGTCCGGCGGAACATCTTCGTCAAACGGTTCGCCGGGATGGGCGAACAGGTCGGTGACCGCGTGGGGTTCTCGGTCCGCTCGGGGATCGGGATCGTCATCGAGTCCAGGAGCGTGGCGTAATGGCGACCGAACACGGCTCCGCGAAGATCGGCAACGATCTGAAGCAGCACGCGGGTCGGTGGCGACACCTCCGCGAGCACCTCAAGCGCTTCCGGCAGATCACCGGCGAGTTCCCGATGTACGTCGACGACCCCGACGGCTACGAGTCGCGCCGGCCGAACATCCTCTATCACCTCGGCGGACCGGTCTACTGTCAGGTGTACGGGAACTTCGGGGAGACGACGAAGTACTACACCATCGAGCCGGAACTGGACGGCCCCGAGCGCGACATCTTCGGGCAGGTGAAGGACAAACTCCTGGAACGGTCCGTCACAAAGCCCGCGCCGGCCGAGGAGAACGAGTACGAGGATCGGATCAGGGAGCTGCTCGAGGAGATCGTCGTCCTCGAAAACGAGCGTAACGGCCGGCTGGCCGAACTCGTCCAGCGACTGGAACTCGGGCCGCTCGAAGTGAGCGAGCAGACCTACGAGAAGGTCCAGTATCGACTCGTCCGCGACATCGTCGGGCTGGGCCCCCTCGAACCGATTATGCGCGACCCCGCGAACGAGGACATCCACGTCATCGGGCCGAACCAGGTCGACGTCGACCACGGCGAGTTCGGACTGCTCGAAACCACCGTCGAGTTCGACTCCGAGGAGCAGTACGACAACTGGCTCCGAAACATGGGCGAACGGATCGGCGATCCGGTCTCCGACGCGCACCCGATCGTGGACTCGACGCTCCCCGACGGGTCGCGTATCAACATCATCTACTCCGACGACGTCTCGCTGAAGGGCTCTTCGCTCACGATCCGCCAGGGCGACGACGTGCCGCTGTCGATCTTCCAGATCGCGAAGTGGGGGACGCTCTCGCCGGAGCTGTGTGCGTACCTCTGGATCGCCTTGGAGAACGAGCGGACGATCTTCGTCGTCGGGGAGACGGCCTCGGGGAAGACGACGACGCTCAACGCGATCACGTCGTTCATCCCCCGCGACTCGAAGATATACACGGCCGAAGACACCGCCGAGGTGCTGCCGCCGCACAACACCTGGCAGCAGCTCCTGACGCGGGAGGGCCGCGGTGCGGACTCGGAGGTCGACATGTTCGACCTCGTCGCGGCCGCGCTCCGGTCTCGACCGGACTACATCATCGTGGGGGAGGTCCGCGGCGAGGAGGGGCGGATGGCGTTCCAGGCCGCCCAGACCGGCCACCCGGTGATGCTGACGTTCCACGCCTCCGACATCGTCTCGATGATCCAGCGGTTCACCGGGGACCCGATCAACGTCCCCGAGACGTTCATGTCGAACGCCGACATCGCGCTGTTCCAGAACCGCGTCAAGCGCGGGAACGAGACCCTGCGTCGGGTCACCTCGGTGCAGGAGATCGAGGGATACTCGAAGGAGATGGGCGGGGTCGTCACCCGCGAGGCGTTCTACTGGGACCCCGTGGAGGACGAGATCGTCTTCCAGGGACGGAACAACTCCTACATCATGGAGGAGAAGATCGCGACGCTGCTCGGCTACGACGACACGCGGAAGATCTACGAGGACATCAAGTTCCGCACGGAGATCATCGAACGGGCGATCCAGGAGAACATCGTGGGTTACCACGAGGTCAACGAGTTCATCGAGGACTTCCAGCGCGACGGGACGGAGGGAATCCCGTTCGACATCACGAGGGTCGACTGATGAGCGCGAACGAGGGATTCGGGAGCGACGGAACGCAGACGCAATGAACCATCCGCGGAGGAACAGATGAGCGAGACCAACGTCGACGCGGGACTGAAGGCACAAAAGCAGCAGTTCCGAGAGTTCGTCTCGTCCGTGCTGGACGCCTACGAGCAGATGCCGATGGAGAATCGGAAGTACGCCCTCACGGTCCTCGCGCCGAGCGTCCTCCTGTTCGTCCTCGGCGTCGTCGGCGCGATCGCGCTCCCGCTCCCGGTGCTGGTTCGGATCCCGATCTTCCTCCTGGGGCTTTTGTTGTTGGTCGGCGGGGTGCTCTACCCGCGACTGCTCGTCGAGGAGCAGCGCCGGGGGCTGGAGAACCAACTCCACCTCGTCATCACCCACCTGACGGTGTTGTCGACAACGAACATCGACCGCGTCGCGGTGTTCAGACAGCTCGGTCGTGAGGAGGAGTACGGCGAACTCGCCGTCGAGATGCGCCGCATCACCGAACTGGTCGACACGTGGAACCAGTCGCTCGACGACGCCCTCCAGCGGCGGGCGCGGGCGGTTCCCTCCCGCGAACTCGGCGACTTCCTCGACCGGCTGGCGTACTCGCTGAACGCCGGCCAGCACCTCGACGACTTCCTGCTCGGCGAACAGCGGACCATCATCGAAAAGTACGTCACCGTCTACGAGGGCGCGCTCGGAAACCTGGAGGTGATGAAGGACCTCTATCTCTCGATGATCCTCTCGATGACGTTCGCGATCATCAACGCGATCGTGCTCCCGATCCTCACGGGGACCGATGCGACGATGACCATCGCGGCCGTCATCGTGCTCTTCGTCTTCGTCCAGTTGGGGTTCTACTACGTCATCAAGACGATGTCGCCGTACGACCCGCTGTGGTACCAGCAGGACGACTACCGGACGAAGATCGACCGGCAGATCGACATCGCGCTCTACGGGTCGGTCGGGTTGAGCGTCGTGTTCGTCGGCGTGCTCGGGCTCGGTGTCGCGGGGTGGACCGCGATCGGGCAGACGGTCCAGCGCGTGATGCTCGATGCGCCGGTCCCGCTCCTGATCGCGACGCCGCTCACGCCGCTTGCGATCCCCGGGCTCGTGGCCCGACACCACGAGAACCACGTCAAGGAACGCGACGAGGAGTATCCGGGCTTCATCCGCGCGCTCGGCGCCTCCGAGAGCGCGAAGCAGTCGACCACGCGCGCCGTGTTGCAGACGCTCCGCGAGAAGGACTTCGGCGTGCTCTCCCGGGAGATCGACCGCCTCTACGTCCGGCTGAACATGCGGGTCGGGCCGGACCGGTCGTGGTTCTTCTTCACCGCCGAGACGAGTTCGTATCTCATCCAGAAGTTCTCCGAGATGTATCTGGTCGGCCGGCAGATGGGCGGCGAGCCGAAACAGCTCGGCGAACTCATTTCGGACAATATGAACGAAGTACTCAAGCTCCGCCGACAGCGCCAGCAGGCGACGGTGACGCTCATCGGCGTGCTCTACGGCATCACCGCGTCGGCCTCGTTCGCGTTCTTCATCGGCCTGGAGGTCGTCGAGATCCTCGCGACGTTCTCTTCGAGTATGAACCTCGCGCAGTTCGAGTTCGGACAGCTCATCTACGCCGGCGTCTACGACATCCCGATCATCGAGTACCTGCTCTCGCTCATCATCCTGTTCAACGCCCTGCTGTCGGCGCTGATGATCCGGATGGTCGACGGCGGGCACAAGGTGAACGCCTACCTGCACTTCGTGGTCCTCGTGTGGATCGGGTGTGGGAGCGCCGTGCTGACGTCGTCGCTGGCAGGAGGGTTGATCAGCGTATGACGAGAGGGGGCTCAGACAACCGTGAGAGAGACCGGGGTAGCGACCGGCGGTCCGACGGCTCCGAGCACGGCGACGTGGCCGAACAGCGCTCGGAACTGCTCGAAGCGTACCGGGAACGGTCGGGCGCCGAGGGCGACTCGGCGTCGGGATCGAAGGCGCACTCGAACGGGACGTCGGAGACGTCGCGGGAGGCCGGCAACGGCGAGTCGATCGTCGTCGACTTCGTCGCGAACTTCGTCGCCGGCGGCGACGCCGCGTTCGATCCGGTGAAGGGGCGGGTCCTGATGAGCGAACGTCGCCTCGTGCTCGCGACGTCGAAGACGAAGACGACGATCCCGATCCCGTCGATCTACGACATCGCCGTCGGGCAGGTGCCCCCCGAGGTCGAGGAGTTCTTCGACTACACCGTGATGGTCGGCTACGTCGACGGCGACTACCGCCGGTCGACCGTCATCGGCGGGGGCAGAGAGACGATCGAGAAGTTCTCGCTGCTTCTCTTCCGGGCGACGCTCAACGGCTCGACCGCGCTCGTCACCCACCCCGCGAAGGTCGGAGGCCGCGTGATGGACTCGCCGAAGCAGAAGACGGGGCTCCACCTCGACTACGAGTCGGTGACGTTCCCCGGGAGCGACGTGTCCACGGCCGAGGACGGCCCGTTCTCGATCGACCTCGCGTCGGTCATCTTCTTCGAGGTGATGGAGCGATCGACCGACGACGGGGAGACGCGGCTTGTCCTCTCGGTCCAGCACGTCGAGAACGGCCAGACGGTCACCTCCGAGATCTCGATGACGTCGCGGCGGAAGATGAACATCCTCGGGCGGTATCTCAGACTGATCTACCACTGGATCAAGAGCGACGTCCGCGACGTCGAAGTCGACGAGTCCGAACTGGAGGTGCTCGTCGGCCTGTACTCGACGGCCGAGGAGATCGATCTGGCGTCGCTGCTCGACATCGGCGAGGCCGAACTGGACGCGCGGCTGGAGTCGCTCCACGAGGACGACCTCATCACCGACGAGAATCCGCCGGTGGATCTGACTCCCCAGGGCCGGTTCATCGTCAACGAGGAGTTCGAGGACATCAACGTCTGATAATTACTCTCACGTTTCACCGCCGAACGCCACCCCAGTTGCCGGCGCTCGGCGATACGAGACGAGAGTAATCGATATGAAGCGGGCTCAGTCGGCGACGGCCCGCGGAATCAGCGCATGTCGTCGAGCGCCACGAACGCGTCGGCGTCGGCCGAGAGCCAGGCCTCGATCCGTTCACAGCAGCTCTCGCGCCGGGGATAGATCGTGCACCGGTCCGGTCGTTCCTCGTAGCGAACGACGACGCTCCGAAGCTCGAAGCGTCGTGAACGCCGGGTCGCGCCGCTGTCTTCGACACTGGCTGCCGGAACGCGGTTCTCGGGATCGCGGGGCGAATCGGACATCTCAGTCCACAGTCGGTATTCGACGTCGACCTACTAAACCGCTGCCGTTGGCGGGCAAGTTCCGCCGTCAGGGACGGAATCAAGTGGTCGCACGCGCCGCCGTGTGTCGACGTCCGGCTGGCAGAGGCGAATGGACGGAGTAAAGTGATCCCACGTGCCACCCACTCCAAGAGATGGTAGATCCGACCTCCGACCTCGGAGAGGACGTTGACGAAGCCGACGCGCCGTCGTGTGCGAGCTGCGGATCGAAGATCGTGCAATCGCCGACCCACCGCGTCGTCACCTGGATCGAGGACGGAAGCGTGCAGACACGACATTTCTGTTCCGAGGAGTGTAAAGCCGAAGCGGACGACGCGTGGTAGGCGAGTCGGCGTTCGCCTCGTCGCCGCTGTGACCGCTGCCGGCGGGTTGCTGTCGGAGTGACCGCTGCCGGTGAGTTGCCGCCGGAGTGATCGCCGTCGCTGCCACTGTTTCGACTCGCCGTCGCCGATCGCCTCCGGCCGACCTCAGCGTTCTTCGACACCGGACCAGAATCGGTCGACGCCGTAGCCGAGCATGTCCGGGCTCACCGGGTCGAACTCCGCGCGTTCGGGCTCCGAGAGGTACTCGCGGACGCTGTCCCACGAGGCCCTGGCGTACCGCGCGTCGACGAGGGCGCGGACGCCGACCTCCTCGGGGCCGCGGATGACGCGGCCGATCGCCTGTCTGGCCTTCCGGACCGCCGGCACGGTGAGCGCCGTCTCGAAGCCGCTTCGCCCGCCCTGGCCGTCCGAACCGAACCGGCGGTCGTACGCCGTCTTCAACGCGCGCGTCCGCGGACTCGACGTGTCGATGATCGGAACGCCGCAGACGACGGCGGCGGCGAGCCTGTCGCCGCGGTAGTCGACCCCCTCGGTGAGCGTGCCGCGGAGGCTCGTCACCAGGACCTTGGCGTCGCCGCCGAAGAACTCAGACTTCAGCGACTCCGTGGCGTCGTCGCCGGAAGACTCGTCGAGGAGGACGGGTCGGCCGAGGCGTTCCGACAGCGACTCGGCCATCCACGCCGCCTCCGCGTAGTTCGGCATCCCGACGAGGACGTTCCCCGGCGACCGCGCGATCTCGCAGACGGCGTCGACGTGTGCGCGCCGCGTGGGGTTCGCCTCGCCCCGTCCGCCGCGGTTCTCGTGGGTGAACTTCGGGACGTCGACCGCGAACGACGCGCGGTTCTCCGGCGGGAACGAGAGCCCGTAAGTCCGTTCCTCGACGGGTCGCCCCGACTCCGCCAGCGCGTCCAGTCCCGTCACCTCGCGGAGGACGTCCATCGGTTCCAGCGTCGCCGACATCAAGACGCCGCCGCCGAACTCGCCGAGCCGCTCGGCGATCGCCTCGCCCGGCACGCAGTTGTGTAGCGCGAGTCGGGCGTTGTAGGCGCGTCGCCAGGTGTTCTCCCGCGCGGTCTCGTCCCACGTCCGCTCCAGTTCGATCTCTCTGAAGTACGCCACGTGGTCGGTTCGCGCCCAGTTCGCGAGGGTCCGCCCGACGGCCAGCGCGGCCCGTCGGACGTCGTCGTCTTCGGCCTCGTTCAGGA is drawn from Halobellus limi and contains these coding sequences:
- a CDS encoding DUF7576 family protein; this encodes MVDPTSDLGEDVDEADAPSCASCGSKIVQSPTHRVVTWIEDGSVQTRHFCSEECKAEADDAW
- a CDS encoding ATPase domain-containing protein, coding for MSTNHYPIGLKEHDRLQKELGGGIPKGSIVLIEGDYGAGKSVLSQRFTYGFTQENVVTTLVSTELGVRGFLDQMHSLTYDVVKPLLDEEILFIPAEIDASGTLTGSGEDDERKDLLRRMMEAETMWDADAIIIDTFDAILRNDPKFEALVRQNEERQAALEIISFFRDLTTKGKTIVLTVDPSTVDDEAIGPFRSIADVYLQLEMVEVGNDVRRNIFVKRFAGMGEQVGDRVGFSVRSGIGIVIESRSVA
- a CDS encoding fla cluster protein FlaF; its protein translation is MGFGVSGSTAVIFLGVLIASGTLYTAAAGSAEQLSEARDENSEDLLDRRNTDVQIDRVRYHNDSDTVEINVTNAGTTTLAVNGTSVLVDNEYEPSASTAVEGDTETDVWGGGRTLVINVSDVTAEPDRVKVVAENGVADSNSTVEVI
- a CDS encoding type II/IV secretion system ATPase subunit encodes the protein MATEHGSAKIGNDLKQHAGRWRHLREHLKRFRQITGEFPMYVDDPDGYESRRPNILYHLGGPVYCQVYGNFGETTKYYTIEPELDGPERDIFGQVKDKLLERSVTKPAPAEENEYEDRIRELLEEIVVLENERNGRLAELVQRLELGPLEVSEQTYEKVQYRLVRDIVGLGPLEPIMRDPANEDIHVIGPNQVDVDHGEFGLLETTVEFDSEEQYDNWLRNMGERIGDPVSDAHPIVDSTLPDGSRINIIYSDDVSLKGSSLTIRQGDDVPLSIFQIAKWGTLSPELCAYLWIALENERTIFVVGETASGKTTTLNAITSFIPRDSKIYTAEDTAEVLPPHNTWQQLLTREGRGADSEVDMFDLVAAALRSRPDYIIVGEVRGEEGRMAFQAAQTGHPVMLTFHASDIVSMIQRFTGDPINVPETFMSNADIALFQNRVKRGNETLRRVTSVQEIEGYSKEMGGVVTREAFYWDPVEDEIVFQGRNNSYIMEEKIATLLGYDDTRKIYEDIKFRTEIIERAIQENIVGYHEVNEFIEDFQRDGTEGIPFDITRVD
- the flaJ gene encoding archaellar assembly protein FlaJ; the encoded protein is MSETNVDAGLKAQKQQFREFVSSVLDAYEQMPMENRKYALTVLAPSVLLFVLGVVGAIALPLPVLVRIPIFLLGLLLLVGGVLYPRLLVEEQRRGLENQLHLVITHLTVLSTTNIDRVAVFRQLGREEEYGELAVEMRRITELVDTWNQSLDDALQRRARAVPSRELGDFLDRLAYSLNAGQHLDDFLLGEQRTIIEKYVTVYEGALGNLEVMKDLYLSMILSMTFAIINAIVLPILTGTDATMTIAAVIVLFVFVQLGFYYVIKTMSPYDPLWYQQDDYRTKIDRQIDIALYGSVGLSVVFVGVLGLGVAGWTAIGQTVQRVMLDAPVPLLIATPLTPLAIPGLVARHHENHVKERDEEYPGFIRALGASESAKQSTTRAVLQTLREKDFGVLSREIDRLYVRLNMRVGPDRSWFFFTAETSSYLIQKFSEMYLVGRQMGGEPKQLGELISDNMNEVLKLRRQRQQATVTLIGVLYGITASASFAFFIGLEVVEILATFSSSMNLAQFEFGQLIYAGVYDIPIIEYLLSLIILFNALLSALMIRMVDGGHKVNAYLHFVVLVWIGCGSAVLTSSLAGGLISV
- a CDS encoding CARDB domain-containing protein encodes the protein MADVSVPSLILFIASIVIAAGVAGVLIDTVTGISGALDDRGADVAENIRTDVEIISSAESSVYNETEGTVTLYVKNTGRRTLPATGETFDVIVDAQYRTNVSVSIADGSDEWTPHGVVEVQIGDLSLNDGDHRVTLTVDGDEEIFRFNV
- a CDS encoding CheF family chemotaxis protein; the protein is MTRGGSDNRERDRGSDRRSDGSEHGDVAEQRSELLEAYRERSGAEGDSASGSKAHSNGTSETSREAGNGESIVVDFVANFVAGGDAAFDPVKGRVLMSERRLVLATSKTKTTIPIPSIYDIAVGQVPPEVEEFFDYTVMVGYVDGDYRRSTVIGGGRETIEKFSLLLFRATLNGSTALVTHPAKVGGRVMDSPKQKTGLHLDYESVTFPGSDVSTAEDGPFSIDLASVIFFEVMERSTDDGETRLVLSVQHVENGQTVTSEISMTSRRKMNILGRYLRLIYHWIKSDVRDVEVDESELEVLVGLYSTAEEIDLASLLDIGEAELDARLESLHEDDLITDENPPVDLTPQGRFIVNEEFEDINV
- a CDS encoding DUF7511 domain-containing protein, with product MSDSPRDPENRVPAASVEDSGATRRSRRFELRSVVVRYEERPDRCTIYPRRESCCERIEAWLSADADAFVALDDMR